In Thermomonas paludicola, the following are encoded in one genomic region:
- a CDS encoding AAA family ATPase, producing MTALPASVRSLEERAEREVALLDRIAAPARPERPEAVRTIFEPVDLAGLEHSTYTPAHYAVAGLIPRRHVTLLGGHGGMGKSMLALVLAAHVVCGREWAGLPTDMGRVLFVSLEDEGALVRSRLRHIARAYCLRTDWLEDGLQVLDGSSSDAALAIESSEFGVRTVIPTAAMEALRDAVKSEEFALIVIDNASDAFAGDENSRRQVRLFIRWLNSIARAADAAILLAAHIDKSAARNGAAGNSYSGSTAWHNSVRSRLALVDDAGPILHHEKANLTRRHDPIRLAFDAHGVLMPATLAGNTEADDRPAILAAMRQAIEHGTDVTAAMSGPVQACNALGPYLPDELAGNKDAKRRINRALKQLLTDGDLVIETFQNSHRHSRKRLALAQPGPADALKEAA from the coding sequence ATGACCGCCCTGCCCGCTTCCGTCCGAAGCCTGGAGGAACGCGCCGAGCGCGAGGTGGCGCTGCTGGATCGGATCGCCGCACCCGCTCGCCCCGAAAGGCCCGAAGCCGTCCGCACCATCTTCGAGCCCGTCGATCTGGCGGGGCTGGAGCATTCCACGTACACCCCCGCGCACTACGCCGTCGCCGGCTTGATCCCCCGCCGTCACGTCACGCTGCTGGGCGGGCACGGCGGCATGGGGAAATCCATGCTGGCGCTGGTACTCGCGGCGCATGTCGTGTGCGGGCGGGAATGGGCGGGGCTGCCTACTGACATGGGGCGCGTCCTGTTCGTTTCGCTGGAGGATGAGGGCGCTTTGGTGCGGTCGCGCCTGCGGCATATTGCGCGCGCCTACTGCCTGCGAACGGACTGGCTGGAAGATGGCCTGCAAGTCCTGGACGGCTCGAGTTCCGACGCTGCCCTGGCAATCGAGTCCAGCGAGTTCGGCGTGCGCACCGTGATTCCTACGGCGGCGATGGAAGCGCTACGCGACGCGGTGAAGTCGGAAGAGTTCGCGCTCATCGTGATCGACAACGCATCGGATGCGTTCGCAGGCGATGAGAATTCGCGCCGGCAGGTTCGATTGTTCATCCGCTGGCTCAACAGCATCGCGCGCGCAGCCGATGCGGCGATCCTGCTGGCAGCGCACATCGACAAGAGCGCAGCCCGCAACGGCGCGGCGGGCAACAGCTATAGCGGATCCACGGCTTGGCATAACAGCGTGCGTTCGCGCCTGGCGCTGGTAGATGACGCCGGCCCGATTCTTCACCACGAAAAGGCGAACCTGACCCGGCGGCATGATCCGATCCGCCTGGCATTCGATGCGCACGGCGTACTGATGCCGGCGACGCTGGCAGGCAACACAGAGGCAGATGACCGACCCGCGATCCTCGCAGCGATGCGGCAGGCAATCGAACACGGCACCGACGTCACCGCGGCAATGTCTGGCCCGGTTCAAGCCTGCAACGCTCTGGGCCCGTACCTGCCGGATGAGCTGGCCGGCAACAAGGACGCCAAGCGCAGGATCAATCGCGCGCTGAAACAGCTGCTGACCGACGGCGATCTTGTCATCGAGACGTTCCAGAACAGCCATCGCCACAGTCGGAAGCGGCTCGCACTGGCGCAGCCAGGCCCTGCCGATGCGCTGAAGGAGGCTGCATGA
- a CDS encoding TetR/AcrR family transcriptional regulator: MRRPLKYLPADERRAVTVETVVELAAEQNPSDITTAAIAQRMGLTQGALFRHFPNKDAILEAVMAWVAERLLARLDEAARTAGTPLAALEAVFTAHIDFVTRHPGVPRMMFGELQRPGETLPKKMVQTLIHGYGQRLQLLLDAGKAQGALDQALDVPAAATLFIGSVQGLVMQSLLAGDVARMGRDAPGVFAIYRRGIGSMP, translated from the coding sequence ATGCGCCGCCCCCTGAAATACTTGCCCGCCGACGAACGCCGCGCCGTCACCGTGGAGACCGTGGTCGAACTGGCCGCCGAACAGAACCCCAGTGACATCACCACCGCCGCCATTGCCCAACGCATGGGCCTGACCCAGGGCGCGCTGTTCCGCCACTTTCCCAACAAGGACGCCATTCTGGAGGCGGTCATGGCATGGGTGGCCGAACGGCTGTTGGCGCGCCTGGACGAGGCCGCGCGCACCGCCGGCACACCGCTGGCAGCACTGGAGGCGGTCTTCACGGCGCACATCGACTTCGTGACCCGCCATCCCGGCGTGCCGCGGATGATGTTCGGCGAGTTGCAGCGGCCCGGCGAGACCTTGCCAAAAAAGATGGTGCAAACCCTGATCCACGGCTATGGCCAGCGCCTGCAGCTGCTGCTGGACGCCGGCAAGGCGCAGGGCGCGCTGGATCAGGCACTGGACGTGCCTGCCGCCGCAACCCTGTTCATCGGCAGCGTGCAGGGACTGGTGATGCAGTCGCTTCTTGCCGGCGATGTGGCCCGGATGGGCCGCGACGCGCCCGGGGTCTTCGCCATCTATCGCCGCGGCATCGGGAGCATGCCATGA
- the hisS gene encoding histidine--tRNA ligase: protein MIKPRTPPGVMELLPRDQIAFQRMLDTIRQTFERFGFLPVETPVMELSDVLLTKSGGETERQVYFVQSTGALEKAADGRPELALRFDLTVPLARYVAEHEHELAFPFRRYQMQRVYRGERAQRGRFREFYQCDIDVIGKDALSPRFDAELPAVIAAVFERLAIGEFTIQLNHRKLLRGYFEGLGIEGEAQLLVLRELDKLDKRGSDAVRATLAGEGFGLGAVVIDKLMAFSQVRSQGHDDALAQLDVLGSGTPLFEEGRSELRAILQQLKALGVAESRYALNLSIARGLDYYTGVVYETTLNAYPQIGSICSGGRYENLAGHYTKSKLPGVGISIGLTRLFFQLKDAGLVQTAESSVDVLVALLDDAGLEPALALSQRLRAAGLNVETQLEPRKLAKQFQYADKAGIRFVVMRGEDEAARGVVTVKDLRRGEQFEVVDTELASALLVEREQLRGVVEGER from the coding sequence GTGATCAAGCCGCGTACCCCGCCCGGGGTGATGGAACTGCTGCCCCGCGACCAGATCGCCTTCCAGCGCATGCTGGATACCATTCGCCAGACCTTCGAGCGGTTCGGTTTCCTGCCGGTGGAAACGCCGGTGATGGAGCTGTCCGATGTGCTGCTCACCAAGTCCGGCGGCGAGACCGAGCGCCAGGTGTATTTCGTGCAGTCCACGGGCGCGTTGGAAAAGGCCGCCGACGGCCGGCCGGAGCTGGCGTTGCGCTTCGATCTCACCGTGCCCTTGGCGCGCTATGTCGCCGAGCACGAGCATGAGCTGGCGTTTCCGTTCCGTCGCTACCAGATGCAGCGCGTCTATCGCGGCGAGCGCGCCCAGCGCGGGCGCTTCCGCGAGTTCTACCAGTGCGATATCGACGTGATCGGCAAGGATGCGCTGTCGCCACGCTTCGATGCCGAGCTGCCGGCGGTGATCGCGGCGGTGTTCGAGCGTCTGGCCATCGGCGAGTTCACCATCCAGCTCAACCACCGCAAGCTGCTGCGCGGCTATTTCGAAGGCCTGGGCATCGAAGGCGAGGCGCAGCTGCTGGTGTTGCGCGAGCTGGACAAGCTGGACAAGCGCGGAAGCGACGCGGTGCGGGCAACGCTGGCGGGCGAGGGCTTCGGCTTGGGTGCGGTGGTCATCGACAAGCTGATGGCGTTTTCGCAGGTGCGTTCGCAGGGGCATGACGATGCGCTGGCGCAACTGGACGTGCTGGGTAGCGGCACGCCTTTGTTCGAGGAGGGGCGCAGCGAGCTGCGCGCCATCCTGCAGCAACTCAAGGCGCTGGGCGTGGCGGAGTCGCGCTACGCGCTGAACCTGTCGATCGCGCGCGGGCTGGACTACTACACCGGCGTGGTCTACGAGACGACGTTGAACGCCTATCCGCAGATCGGCTCGATCTGCTCGGGCGGGCGCTACGAAAACCTCGCCGGCCACTACACCAAGTCGAAGTTGCCGGGCGTGGGCATTTCCATCGGCCTGACCCGGCTGTTCTTCCAGCTGAAGGATGCCGGATTGGTGCAGACCGCCGAGAGTTCGGTGGATGTGCTGGTGGCGCTGCTGGACGATGCCGGGCTGGAACCCGCGCTGGCGTTGTCGCAGCGGCTGCGCGCGGCGGGCCTGAACGTGGAAACCCAGTTGGAGCCGCGCAAGCTGGCCAAGCAGTTCCAGTACGCCGACAAGGCCGGGATCCGCTTCGTGGTGATGCGTGGCGAAGACGAAGCGGCGCGTGGCGTGGTCACGGTGAAGGATCTGCGCCGCGGCGAACAGTTTGAAGTGGTGGATACCGAGCTGGCCTCGGCCCTGTTGGTGGAGCGCGAGCAGTTGCGCGGCGTGGTGGAGGGCGAGCGATGA
- a CDS encoding phage major capsid protein gives MHTQAESKQPSAGWPAQRDVESKPTDAPQAAANGKLAGARGEGTNGTLARCDAEAAIQPEGHTMNESNVAQVIDGLAVGFEEFKAANEEKLAALQRRMDEDEKRRNRPGALNSMMEKGDALESEAADDAPGYTVLTKSTLASRSAIAQRLGLHAGGNPYGEAPEGVKMGDFLRAISGGVAPDHVKSLVIGTDSLGGYAVPDVLLPGILSALAPSSSLLSAGANLVMVDGTAGKSFNIAGVHSIPTAAWRNENGAVAESDPAFRAVEITPRSLSFQFRVSRELLQDAPGVEMALNVAIGQAFAKEMDRAGLRGSGTAPEIRGLLNTVGVHVVESGADGAALTNYAKFIEAARKIKEANAPAPTAVIMSPREDESVALFADTTGQPLRRPDALANWQFLTSSQIPTNLTVGTSTDCAEAYLGDFTRLAFFVREGVSVQVVSELFAGTGQIAFICHARLDVAPLYPQAFAVIKGVR, from the coding sequence GTGCACACGCAAGCCGAATCAAAGCAGCCGAGCGCCGGCTGGCCGGCTCAACGGGATGTTGAGTCGAAGCCAACGGACGCGCCGCAGGCAGCCGCCAACGGGAAGTTGGCAGGCGCGCGCGGAGAGGGCACCAACGGGACGTTGGCCAGGTGCGATGCCGAGGCAGCAATCCAACCTGAGGGACACACGATGAACGAATCGAACGTTGCACAAGTGATTGATGGGCTCGCCGTGGGCTTTGAGGAATTCAAGGCCGCGAACGAGGAAAAGCTGGCGGCGCTGCAGCGGCGCATGGATGAGGACGAGAAGCGGCGCAACCGCCCCGGCGCGCTCAACAGCATGATGGAGAAGGGCGACGCCTTGGAGAGCGAGGCGGCCGACGATGCGCCCGGCTACACCGTGTTGACCAAATCGACGCTGGCCAGCCGCAGTGCGATCGCGCAGCGCCTGGGCCTGCATGCCGGCGGCAACCCCTACGGCGAGGCGCCGGAAGGCGTGAAGATGGGCGACTTCCTGCGCGCGATTTCCGGCGGCGTTGCCCCGGACCACGTCAAATCGCTGGTAATCGGTACGGACTCGCTGGGCGGCTACGCGGTGCCGGATGTCTTGTTGCCTGGCATTCTGAGCGCGCTGGCCCCGTCGAGCTCGCTGTTGTCGGCGGGCGCCAACCTGGTGATGGTGGACGGGACGGCCGGCAAGAGCTTCAACATTGCCGGGGTCCACTCCATCCCCACGGCCGCGTGGCGCAATGAAAACGGCGCGGTTGCGGAGAGCGATCCGGCGTTCCGTGCGGTGGAAATCACGCCTCGCTCCTTGTCCTTCCAGTTCCGGGTCAGCCGTGAATTGTTGCAGGATGCACCGGGCGTCGAGATGGCGCTCAACGTGGCCATCGGCCAGGCGTTCGCGAAGGAGATGGATCGCGCCGGCCTGCGTGGCAGCGGCACCGCCCCGGAGATTCGCGGCCTGCTGAATACCGTCGGCGTCCACGTCGTGGAAAGCGGCGCTGATGGTGCGGCGTTGACGAACTACGCCAAGTTCATCGAGGCTGCGCGGAAGATCAAGGAAGCCAATGCGCCGGCACCGACCGCGGTCATCATGTCCCCGCGCGAGGATGAAAGCGTGGCGCTGTTCGCCGACACCACCGGCCAGCCGCTGCGTCGCCCGGATGCGCTCGCAAACTGGCAGTTCCTGACCAGCTCGCAGATCCCCACCAACCTGACCGTTGGCACCTCCACGGACTGCGCCGAGGCCTACCTGGGCGACTTCACGCGGCTCGCGTTCTTCGTGCGCGAGGGCGTCAGCGTCCAGGTGGTCAGCGAGCTGTTCGCCGGCACCGGACAGATCGCCTTCATCTGCCATGCGCGCCTGGATGTTGCGCCGCTGTACCCGCAGGCGTTCGCGGTGATCAAGGGCGTCCGCTGA
- a CDS encoding efflux RND transporter periplasmic adaptor subunit, translated as MKFPHLQRSTLTLIAAIVPLALLFAYVVLRAGPMAPLDVTTTTVESRRIAPALFGIGTVQARYTYKIGPTYAGRVRRLDVQVGDAVKAGQVLGEMEPVDLDQRMGAQQAAIQSAQAARQQAQARQVFAQSQAYRYDQLLAARMISEETAAARKQELAVANAALGAAQEDVRRMRAEHDALRAQRGNLELIAPVDGLVVARNADPGTTLVAGQAVVELIDPASLWVDARFDQISANGLEAGLPSRIVLRSSRDRAVNGRVLRLEPLADAVTEETRAKIAFAVAPLPLPPLGELAEVTVQLPALPATATLPNAAIRTLNGQRGVWKLTNGDLAFIPVTLGRADLDGRVQINSGLNVGDRIVLYSERTLTATSRIHIVERLAKASP; from the coding sequence ATGAAGTTTCCCCACCTTCAGCGCAGCACGCTGACACTGATTGCCGCGATCGTCCCGCTGGCGCTGCTGTTTGCGTATGTCGTGCTGCGCGCTGGCCCGATGGCGCCACTGGACGTGACCACGACGACGGTGGAATCCCGCCGCATCGCGCCCGCCCTGTTCGGCATCGGCACCGTGCAGGCGCGCTACACCTACAAAATCGGCCCCACCTATGCCGGACGCGTGCGTCGCCTGGATGTGCAGGTGGGCGATGCGGTCAAGGCTGGACAAGTGCTGGGCGAAATGGAGCCGGTGGACCTGGACCAGCGCATGGGGGCGCAGCAGGCCGCCATCCAGAGCGCGCAAGCCGCACGACAGCAAGCGCAGGCCCGGCAGGTGTTTGCCCAGTCGCAGGCCTATCGCTACGACCAACTCTTGGCCGCACGCATGATCAGCGAGGAAACCGCCGCCGCGCGCAAGCAGGAACTGGCCGTTGCCAATGCGGCGCTGGGCGCAGCACAGGAAGACGTTCGCCGGATGCGTGCGGAACATGACGCCCTGCGCGCGCAACGCGGCAATCTGGAATTGATCGCGCCGGTGGACGGGCTGGTGGTGGCGCGCAATGCCGATCCGGGTACGACGCTGGTGGCCGGACAGGCGGTGGTTGAACTCATCGATCCCGCCAGCCTGTGGGTGGATGCCCGTTTCGACCAGATCAGCGCAAACGGGCTGGAAGCCGGGCTGCCCTCGCGCATCGTGCTGCGCTCAAGTCGCGACCGCGCCGTGAACGGCCGCGTGCTGCGGCTCGAACCGCTGGCCGATGCGGTGACCGAGGAGACGCGCGCCAAGATCGCGTTCGCCGTCGCGCCCTTGCCGCTGCCACCGCTGGGCGAGTTGGCCGAAGTGACCGTGCAACTGCCCGCACTGCCCGCCACCGCCACCCTCCCCAATGCCGCCATCCGCACCCTCAACGGGCAACGCGGGGTGTGGAAGCTGACCAACGGCGACCTTGCATTCATTCCGGTCACGTTGGGGCGCGCAGATCTCGACGGCCGCGTGCAGATCAACAGCGGACTGAACGTCGGCGACCGCATCGTGCTCTACAGCGAGCGAACCCTGACCGCGACAAGCCGCATCCATATCGTCGAACGCCTTGCCAAGGCGTCGCCATGA
- a CDS encoding site-specific integrase, with protein sequence MKLAKKLSPAIVEAAKPEAVPYRLWDTVVPQLHLRVQPSGVKSWNVQWSRTSSRSLGKWPGVTVESARVKAKAALVETDTHGAPVAVIEANKPDHEKPITLREFIDAHYAPWAKEHQKAGQATVDALEPVFGSLYDRELRTISAFDIERIKSARLRKGRKPATVNRDLDRIRGVLSRAVDWQFLQEHPLRTVKRAKGGDDNRVRYLTADEAKRLREALAARETDRRGSGARHNAWHAARGSEGHPQWPEDGFTDHLMPMVLLALNTGLRRGEIFSLDWRSVSLDRAMVTVEAGNAKSRKARHVPLNAEALDVLTRWGAQRGMAGLVFPSPDGGRLTNINKSWDGIVTSAELSDFRFHDLRHDFASKLVMAGVDLNTVRELLGHADIAMTLRYAHLAPDKLADAVARIGLQKPAKAGKRRAG encoded by the coding sequence ATGAAGCTCGCAAAAAAGCTATCGCCGGCCATCGTGGAAGCCGCCAAGCCGGAGGCTGTCCCCTATCGGCTCTGGGACACGGTTGTCCCGCAGCTGCATCTGAGGGTGCAGCCGTCCGGCGTGAAAAGTTGGAACGTCCAGTGGAGCCGCACGAGTAGCCGCTCGCTGGGCAAGTGGCCTGGCGTGACGGTCGAGTCCGCACGCGTGAAGGCGAAAGCGGCCCTAGTCGAGACGGACACCCACGGCGCACCGGTGGCGGTCATCGAGGCGAACAAGCCCGACCATGAGAAACCCATCACGCTGCGCGAGTTCATCGATGCCCACTACGCGCCCTGGGCGAAGGAGCACCAGAAGGCCGGGCAGGCGACTGTAGATGCGCTCGAGCCCGTGTTCGGCAGCCTGTACGACCGCGAGCTGCGCACGATATCCGCGTTTGACATCGAGCGGATCAAGTCGGCGCGGCTGCGCAAAGGCAGGAAGCCGGCGACGGTGAATCGCGACCTTGACCGGATTCGCGGCGTCCTGTCGCGCGCGGTGGACTGGCAGTTCCTGCAGGAGCATCCCCTGCGCACCGTGAAGCGCGCGAAGGGTGGCGACGATAACCGGGTGCGCTACTTGACGGCCGACGAAGCGAAGCGGCTCAGGGAAGCGCTGGCGGCGCGAGAGACGGATCGGAGGGGGAGCGGGGCGCGGCACAATGCCTGGCACGCCGCACGCGGCAGCGAGGGGCACCCGCAGTGGCCGGAAGATGGCTTCACTGACCACCTCATGCCGATGGTGCTGCTGGCCCTGAATACCGGCCTGAGGCGTGGGGAAATTTTCTCGCTGGACTGGCGAAGCGTGAGCCTTGATCGTGCGATGGTGACTGTCGAGGCAGGCAACGCCAAGAGCCGCAAGGCGCGGCACGTGCCGTTGAATGCCGAGGCGCTGGACGTGTTGACCCGGTGGGGCGCGCAGCGCGGCATGGCGGGGCTTGTGTTTCCTTCACCCGATGGTGGGCGGCTAACCAATATCAACAAGTCATGGGACGGCATCGTCACCTCCGCAGAGCTGTCCGACTTCCGATTCCACGACCTGCGCCACGACTTCGCATCGAAGCTCGTCATGGCCGGCGTCGACTTGAACACGGTGCGCGAGCTGCTGGGACACGCGGATATCGCGATGACCCTGCGCTATGCGCACTTGGCACCCGACAAGCTGGCCGATGCGGTCGCGCGGATCGGGCTACAGAAACCGGCGAAGGCCGGCAAACGGCGGGCCGGCTGA
- a CDS encoding ATP-binding response regulator, producing MLLVMLPLLLVIAAAFCVLAFAAWQLGIVRPGAGFPEALWPTGLLMLAALALVVAGSWGIAMRFVRPILELTEAVERLGRGETVHLHHDRPSSALGRLRKGINDASNTLASSRNRMQSELGRASIELAEKNLKLEAASQSRSRLLAAASHDLRQPLYALTLFSSTLRAGETDPEKITRATHIQECVASLDQLFSELLDLSRLETGAMRAIPADVRLDDVFDEVSRNFRMLAESRALRLVVRKTEAWVHCDRTMLARILNNLVSNALRYTNEGGVLVGVRQQPAGTVRIDVCDTGCGIAVEHQQRIFEEFYQVPQPATPAGERKRGLGLGLATVRKLADLVGCKVSLASRPGRGTVVSLRLPACEAGALRSSDHVDAPLDISGLRVLAIDDEPSILNGLHSLLLEWGCIVRTAHDIDSARAQLEDWFTPPDLVISDLHLGEGLTGPDVLRAICQRYRLDPQSPGFARLIVTGETRPERIGELTANRIPVLFKPVAPERLREAMLATVFATRGPSDDPGD from the coding sequence ATGTTGCTGGTCATGCTGCCGCTGCTGCTGGTGATCGCCGCCGCGTTTTGTGTGCTGGCGTTCGCGGCTTGGCAGCTGGGAATTGTTCGTCCCGGTGCCGGTTTTCCGGAGGCACTGTGGCCCACCGGGTTGCTGATGCTGGCTGCGCTGGCGCTGGTGGTCGCCGGGAGCTGGGGCATCGCCATGCGCTTCGTCCGCCCAATCCTGGAGCTGACCGAAGCAGTGGAACGTCTGGGGCGTGGCGAGACGGTGCACCTGCATCACGACCGGCCCTCCAGCGCGCTGGGGCGCCTGCGCAAAGGCATCAACGATGCATCGAACACGCTGGCCAGTTCCCGCAACCGCATGCAGAGCGAGCTGGGCCGCGCCAGCATCGAGCTGGCCGAGAAAAACCTGAAGCTGGAAGCCGCCAGCCAGTCCCGCTCACGGTTGCTGGCGGCGGCCAGCCACGACCTGCGGCAGCCGCTGTATGCCCTGACCCTGTTTTCGTCCACCTTGCGGGCGGGCGAGACCGATCCTGAAAAAATCACCCGGGCAACGCATATCCAGGAATGCGTCGCCTCGCTGGACCAGCTGTTTTCGGAGTTGCTGGATTTGTCCCGGCTGGAAACCGGGGCGATGCGCGCGATCCCCGCCGATGTCCGGCTGGACGATGTGTTCGATGAAGTCAGCCGCAATTTCCGCATGTTGGCGGAATCGCGCGCGCTGCGGCTGGTCGTGCGCAAGACCGAGGCCTGGGTGCATTGCGACCGCACCATGCTGGCGCGCATCCTCAACAATCTGGTCAGCAATGCCCTGCGCTATACCAACGAAGGTGGCGTGCTGGTGGGCGTTCGCCAGCAGCCGGCGGGAACCGTGCGGATTGATGTCTGCGACACCGGTTGCGGCATCGCTGTCGAGCATCAGCAGCGGATTTTCGAGGAGTTCTATCAGGTTCCACAGCCCGCAACCCCGGCCGGCGAACGCAAGCGCGGGTTGGGGCTTGGTCTTGCAACCGTGCGCAAGCTGGCGGATCTGGTGGGTTGCAAGGTCAGCCTTGCCTCCAGACCGGGGCGTGGCACCGTGGTTTCGCTGCGCCTGCCCGCATGCGAAGCAGGTGCCCTGCGTTCCAGCGATCACGTCGATGCTCCGCTGGATATCAGCGGCTTGCGCGTGCTGGCCATCGACGATGAGCCCAGCATTCTCAACGGCCTGCACTCACTGCTGCTGGAATGGGGGTGCATCGTGCGGACGGCGCATGACATCGACAGCGCACGGGCGCAACTGGAGGACTGGTTCACGCCGCCCGACCTCGTCATCAGCGACCTGCATCTGGGCGAAGGGCTCACTGGCCCGGACGTCCTGCGCGCCATTTGCCAGCGCTATCGCCTTGACCCGCAATCGCCGGGGTTCGCGCGGCTGATCGTGACCGGGGAAACCCGCCCGGAGCGCATTGGCGAACTCACTGCCAACCGTATTCCCGTGCTGTTCAAGCCGGTCGCGCCGGAGCGGCTGCGCGAGGCGATGCTGGCCACGGTGTTCGCAACGCGAGGCCCATCGGACGATCCGGGAGACTGA
- a CDS encoding HAL/PAL/TAL family ammonia-lyase, translating into MSDAVRLDGCSLTRSQLVAVAQGAGVELDDAALVRVARAADFLAAQVDKQEPIYGVSTGFGSNADKLLGAHRLRDELPGAVRSGQSPHIELQRNLIVTHAVCVGEPFAQEVVRAMLCIRINTLLRGHSGIRVQTLQALTAMLNAGIVPVVPQLGSVGASGDLAPLSHLAIVLLGGGEAFVDGERMPGGQALARKGLQPVELSYKEGLALNNGTAQMLATGVLAVQQLEDLLETADLAAAMTLDAFAGRLGAFAPEVHALRPHPGQVRTAANLLRLLDGSTLSDIAYHLVPKFRQWLPNSWDTPASQALGFDIGWDWVPLSQRHGREKFYQRFLPFRGGKKHQPQDSYSLRCIPQVHGAVRDALEQAKRVLDIELNSVTDNPLVFPDKTDAAHVEEQVISAGHFHGMPLALAMSYLKAAIPVLASISERRLNKLVDPATNDGLPPFLIGNEDGTESGHMIVQYTAAAIVNDLASRAMPASVYSIPTSANAEDHVSMGANEARHVLAMANDLGKVLGLELFTAAQALDLRRDMINAARALADRMDAEAFAAKVAGGPPPDAPERAGFLAEVDALRVQLAEADAFRPGRAVATAHAAIRARIPYLDRDRALDGEVAAAVAMVADGSLLAAVRAG; encoded by the coding sequence ATGAGCGATGCAGTGAGGCTGGACGGGTGTTCGTTGACGCGTTCGCAATTGGTGGCCGTGGCGCAAGGTGCCGGCGTTGAACTGGACGATGCCGCGCTGGTGCGGGTGGCGCGTGCGGCGGATTTCCTTGCCGCGCAGGTGGACAAGCAGGAGCCGATCTACGGCGTCTCCACGGGCTTCGGCAGCAATGCCGACAAGCTGCTTGGCGCGCATCGCCTGCGCGACGAACTACCGGGCGCGGTGCGTTCCGGGCAGTCGCCGCACATCGAATTGCAGCGCAACCTGATCGTGACCCATGCCGTGTGCGTGGGCGAGCCGTTCGCGCAGGAGGTGGTGCGGGCGATGCTGTGCATCCGCATCAACACGCTGCTGCGCGGGCATTCCGGCATCCGCGTGCAAACCCTGCAAGCGCTGACGGCGATGCTCAATGCCGGCATCGTGCCGGTGGTGCCGCAGTTGGGCTCGGTGGGCGCTTCCGGTGACCTCGCGCCGCTGTCGCACCTGGCCATCGTGCTGCTTGGCGGCGGCGAGGCCTTCGTGGACGGTGAACGCATGCCGGGCGGGCAGGCGCTAGCGCGCAAGGGGCTGCAGCCGGTCGAGCTTTCCTACAAGGAAGGCCTGGCGCTCAATAACGGCACCGCGCAGATGCTGGCGACCGGCGTGCTGGCGGTGCAGCAGTTGGAAGACCTGCTGGAAACCGCCGACCTCGCCGCGGCCATGACGCTGGATGCCTTCGCCGGCCGCCTCGGCGCGTTCGCGCCGGAGGTGCATGCGCTGCGTCCGCATCCTGGGCAGGTCAGGACGGCTGCGAATTTGCTGCGCTTGCTGGACGGTTCAACGCTGTCGGACATCGCCTATCACCTGGTGCCGAAATTCCGCCAATGGCTGCCGAACAGTTGGGATACACCCGCGTCGCAGGCGCTGGGTTTCGACATTGGCTGGGACTGGGTGCCGCTGTCGCAGCGCCACGGCCGCGAAAAGTTCTACCAGCGCTTCCTGCCGTTCCGCGGCGGCAAGAAGCACCAGCCGCAGGACAGCTACTCGCTGCGCTGCATCCCGCAAGTGCATGGCGCGGTGCGCGATGCGCTTGAGCAGGCCAAGCGCGTGCTGGATATCGAACTGAATTCGGTCACCGACAACCCGCTGGTGTTTCCCGACAAGACCGATGCCGCACACGTGGAGGAGCAGGTCATTTCCGCCGGCCATTTCCACGGCATGCCGCTGGCGCTGGCGATGAGCTACCTGAAGGCGGCGATCCCGGTGCTGGCTTCGATCAGCGAGCGCCGCCTCAACAAGCTGGTGGACCCGGCGACCAACGACGGCCTGCCGCCGTTCCTGATTGGCAATGAGGACGGCACCGAGTCGGGCCACATGATCGTGCAGTACACCGCGGCGGCCATCGTCAACGACCTCGCCAGTCGCGCAATGCCGGCTTCGGTGTATTCCATCCCGACCTCCGCGAACGCCGAGGACCACGTTTCGATGGGCGCCAACGAGGCGCGCCACGTGCTGGCGATGGCGAACGACCTGGGCAAGGTGCTGGGGCTGGAACTGTTCACCGCCGCGCAGGCGCTGGATCTGCGTCGCGACATGATCAATGCGGCGCGCGCGCTGGCCGACCGGATGGATGCCGAGGCGTTTGCCGCCAAGGTGGCGGGTGGCCCGCCGCCGGATGCGCCAGAGCGTGCCGGCTTCCTGGCCGAAGTGGACGCCCTGCGCGTGCAGCTGGCCGAAGCGGATGCGTTCCGGCCGGGCAGGGCGGTGGCGACCGCCCACGCGGCGATCCGTGCCCGCATTCCCTACCTGGACCGCGATCGCGCGCTGGACGGCGAGGTCGCGGCCGCGGTGGCGATGGTGGCCGACGGCAGCCTTCTGGCGGCGGTTCGCGCCGGCTGA